One segment of Rubripirellula amarantea DNA contains the following:
- a CDS encoding DUF6797 domain-containing protein, producing MSRTFVFLCTLISALLASPAFAQTATLQEVFESVDSIEIANEARLRGNPKRGAIVFYASAAACAKCHVTGDGPSPLGPDLTRLGDEISDVHLVESLLHPSKSIRKCFETIQLVTVDGDVQSGMMVSEDDNQIVLRDASNLHASITILKEDIDARNRSNVSMMPAGLVATLKSPREFLDLLSYLFAIHEGGRKRADELKPTPEQLIPKDDTINLDHAKIIRQVENRKLNRGKQIYESTCYQCHGKDGNTPSLATARAFGTQKLKFGSDPHSMFKTLSHGNGLMAAASALSPRERYEVVAYIRNRFMKGLNPDYFLVTPEYFKGLPQGTDMGDFKLDPDRDYGPALASQLGRDVNSALTIKLGDMSIAYDLHTMDQAAIWSGGFLDVDQTQHKRGRGEGYPHPRGETIETLDLWQWGHDGSLDYATKDLLPRGPLPEQWLNYHGHFLCGDKIVLSYSIDNREILESPSTLANQTAVRHSLTVHAGNALVLAVGKSALGRARPLLKGDIDEVTLELDHQQRWVVKIPAGEVTREIDIIRFGGALLPTKELSLLENRPTSMIAGGDLRWPERFETIGYRGFQSGAYAVDTISIPESTPWNTWFRTSAIDFFPDGRMAVATVGGDVWIVSGVDDNLLNVRWKRYAGGMFEPFGIKVVDGLIYVTCRDRLVRLHDLNQDGEADFYESFSADTDVSTFFHAFNFDLQTDTEGNFYYAKSGQYTDYKLPGAIVKVSADGKTREVICTGLRTPNGLGILPDDRLTVSDNQGTWMPASKINLVKRGGFYGYIQNQGGGAWAPDGGRIDHRKVVPPKSFDPPLIWMPQEVDNSSGGQVVVEDDRFGPLAGRLLHTSFGQGRLFYLMTQEVDGLSQAALVQFPHDFETGIMRGRVNPVDGQLYVTGLNGWNDNGRGDLADGGIYRVRYTGKPVRMITHCEVHPGELRVHFNFPVDHDTATRVTSFVAEQWNYQWTDNYGSDFYHPETGEVGKQGLPIESVSISENSQTISLKTRSLRPVNQLHLHIDVLDTNGNPFNEDVYWTIHSIPNE from the coding sequence ATGTCCCGCACCTTTGTTTTTTTGTGCACGTTAATCAGTGCCTTACTTGCTTCCCCTGCCTTCGCTCAAACGGCAACGCTGCAAGAGGTGTTTGAATCGGTGGATTCCATCGAAATTGCTAATGAGGCGCGACTACGAGGGAACCCAAAACGCGGGGCGATCGTCTTCTATGCTTCAGCGGCGGCGTGCGCTAAGTGTCACGTGACCGGTGATGGGCCGTCCCCACTTGGGCCAGACTTGACGCGTCTGGGGGACGAAATATCCGACGTTCATCTCGTCGAATCGCTGCTGCACCCATCGAAGTCCATTCGAAAGTGTTTTGAAACCATCCAATTGGTCACCGTCGATGGGGATGTTCAATCCGGAATGATGGTATCGGAAGACGACAATCAAATCGTTTTACGAGACGCGTCAAACCTGCACGCCAGCATTACAATCCTTAAAGAGGATATCGATGCACGAAATCGTTCCAACGTTTCAATGATGCCCGCGGGCTTGGTGGCGACGCTCAAATCCCCACGCGAATTCCTTGACTTACTCAGCTACCTTTTTGCGATTCACGAAGGTGGTCGCAAGCGTGCCGACGAACTAAAGCCGACACCCGAGCAATTGATCCCCAAAGATGACACTATCAATCTCGATCACGCCAAGATCATTCGGCAGGTGGAAAACAGGAAACTCAATCGCGGCAAACAGATCTACGAATCGACTTGCTACCAGTGCCATGGCAAGGATGGGAACACTCCATCATTGGCCACGGCTCGGGCATTCGGTACTCAGAAACTAAAATTCGGTTCTGATCCGCACAGCATGTTCAAAACACTTTCGCATGGCAACGGCTTGATGGCCGCTGCTTCGGCGTTGTCACCACGAGAACGCTACGAAGTGGTCGCTTACATTCGCAATCGGTTCATGAAGGGTTTAAACCCAGACTACTTCTTGGTCACGCCCGAGTACTTTAAGGGACTGCCCCAAGGGACGGACATGGGTGACTTCAAGCTCGATCCCGATCGTGATTACGGCCCAGCCTTGGCATCGCAGTTGGGACGCGACGTGAATAGCGCGTTGACCATCAAGTTAGGCGACATGTCCATCGCCTACGACCTGCACACGATGGATCAAGCTGCCATCTGGTCAGGAGGTTTCTTGGATGTCGATCAAACTCAGCACAAACGAGGTCGTGGCGAAGGCTACCCTCACCCGCGAGGCGAGACCATCGAAACGCTTGATCTTTGGCAATGGGGACACGACGGTTCGCTAGATTACGCAACAAAGGATCTGTTGCCGCGTGGCCCCCTGCCCGAACAGTGGCTTAACTATCACGGGCACTTTCTTTGTGGCGACAAGATCGTCTTAAGCTATTCGATCGACAACCGTGAAATTCTCGAATCTCCATCGACTCTGGCGAACCAGACGGCGGTTCGTCATTCATTGACCGTCCATGCTGGAAACGCATTGGTTCTTGCAGTGGGAAAATCGGCGCTCGGCCGCGCACGTCCTTTGCTGAAGGGCGACATCGATGAGGTGACGCTTGAGTTGGATCACCAACAACGGTGGGTCGTGAAAATCCCTGCGGGTGAAGTAACGCGAGAGATCGACATCATTCGATTCGGCGGTGCGTTGTTACCAACCAAAGAATTGTCTCTTTTGGAAAACAGACCGACATCGATGATTGCTGGCGGAGATCTGCGTTGGCCTGAACGTTTTGAAACGATCGGTTACCGAGGCTTTCAATCCGGTGCCTATGCCGTCGACACCATCTCTATCCCAGAATCAACACCATGGAATACATGGTTCCGAACGTCGGCGATCGACTTCTTTCCCGACGGACGAATGGCGGTGGCGACGGTCGGGGGTGACGTTTGGATTGTCTCGGGTGTTGACGATAACTTGCTGAACGTGCGATGGAAGCGGTATGCGGGCGGCATGTTCGAACCCTTTGGGATCAAAGTGGTTGATGGGTTGATTTATGTCACCTGCCGAGACCGGCTAGTGCGACTGCATGACCTCAACCAAGATGGCGAAGCCGACTTTTATGAAAGCTTCAGTGCAGACACCGACGTCTCGACCTTCTTTCACGCATTCAACTTTGATTTGCAAACCGATACAGAAGGCAATTTCTACTATGCCAAGAGTGGGCAGTACACGGACTACAAGCTGCCTGGGGCGATCGTTAAAGTTTCCGCCGACGGGAAAACTCGCGAAGTGATTTGCACGGGACTGCGAACGCCTAACGGATTAGGAATACTGCCCGATGATCGACTGACCGTCAGCGATAACCAAGGCACTTGGATGCCAGCTTCGAAAATCAACTTGGTCAAACGCGGAGGCTTCTACGGCTACATCCAGAACCAAGGTGGCGGCGCGTGGGCACCGGACGGAGGCAGAATTGATCACCGCAAAGTTGTTCCGCCAAAGTCCTTTGATCCACCACTGATTTGGATGCCCCAGGAGGTCGACAATTCGTCGGGCGGCCAGGTTGTCGTAGAAGATGACCGGTTTGGTCCCTTGGCCGGGCGATTGCTGCATACGAGCTTCGGCCAGGGACGTTTATTTTACCTGATGACGCAAGAAGTGGACGGCCTAAGCCAAGCCGCTTTGGTGCAATTCCCACATGACTTTGAAACCGGCATCATGCGAGGACGCGTCAACCCCGTCGACGGACAACTCTACGTGACCGGACTCAATGGTTGGAACGACAACGGAAGAGGAGACTTGGCCGACGGAGGCATCTATCGAGTCCGCTACACTGGCAAACCAGTGCGAATGATCACGCACTGCGAAGTCCATCCCGGCGAACTTCGGGTCCATTTCAACTTCCCTGTGGATCACGACACAGCCACGCGCGTGACTTCGTTTGTGGCCGAGCAATGGAATTACCAATGGACCGACAACTACGGTTCTGATTTCTATCACCCCGAAACAGGTGAAGTTGGAAAGCAAGGTT
- a CDS encoding FecR domain-containing protein, translating into MSRPSERQMLIADYASGTIDAESLQRLESALRSDAHFRRNFVEYMNVDSAISDVAAISDSEFDAMSSEHLASANSVVMRQSSLKTTSLMIAIAAAALLIVGLFWFKSVTGSGASAATIPLEVVSLDSVQWVDFDSDIKTGDWIALNRIQLTSGAIQVRLESGIALDLSGPMDATFESPMRLRIARGRVNADIGESGHGFTIVTDHGEIVDLGTRFGVDVKGDEASLAVFDGKVKVKSDGNASARGPLNVLEGEGVRLRKGQQPRRLSAVWLSQEKLGLSASDTSSIVVDVSDNADTDGFHRFYGIIAGGMRDGTIAYTTHASTPRRDVVWQAAKGEDFPSELINADVVCPFHIDRREQSLTISLQLAGPADIYVMQDQRRKPSAWLKENFRKTELKLRSGPWRPVSPLAHGIEPDSEGGIYVPYSVWTRRVDAAGIVELGPPQADGDRANNAMFGIAVKRTTGNQ; encoded by the coding sequence GTGAGTCGCCCATCCGAAAGGCAAATGCTAATTGCCGACTACGCTAGCGGAACTATCGATGCAGAATCGTTGCAAAGACTTGAATCAGCTCTTCGCTCGGACGCGCATTTCCGACGCAATTTCGTCGAGTACATGAATGTAGACTCGGCAATCTCTGACGTCGCAGCGATTTCAGATTCGGAATTCGATGCGATGAGTTCTGAGCACTTGGCATCCGCTAACAGCGTCGTGATGCGACAATCGTCGTTGAAAACGACTAGCTTGATGATTGCGATCGCCGCTGCTGCGCTCTTGATCGTCGGCCTCTTCTGGTTTAAGTCAGTTACCGGCTCCGGCGCGTCGGCCGCAACCATACCGCTTGAAGTAGTTTCACTGGATTCAGTTCAATGGGTGGATTTCGATTCCGACATCAAAACTGGCGATTGGATCGCGCTAAATCGGATTCAGTTGACGTCCGGTGCAATCCAAGTTCGATTGGAAAGCGGCATCGCCCTTGATTTATCTGGTCCTATGGATGCAACTTTTGAATCTCCGATGCGTCTGCGAATTGCCCGAGGACGAGTCAACGCGGACATTGGTGAATCGGGGCACGGCTTTACGATCGTTACCGATCACGGCGAAATCGTCGACCTTGGCACTCGGTTTGGCGTCGATGTCAAAGGAGACGAAGCAAGTCTCGCGGTCTTCGACGGCAAGGTGAAAGTTAAATCTGATGGCAATGCTAGCGCGCGAGGTCCGCTCAACGTCTTGGAAGGCGAAGGCGTCCGACTTCGCAAAGGTCAACAACCGCGTCGACTGTCTGCCGTTTGGTTGTCGCAAGAAAAACTCGGGCTATCTGCGAGCGACACCTCCTCGATCGTCGTCGATGTATCGGACAATGCAGACACCGATGGGTTCCACCGATTCTATGGAATCATTGCCGGCGGCATGCGTGACGGGACCATCGCCTATACAACACACGCGTCAACTCCTCGTCGCGACGTGGTTTGGCAAGCGGCAAAAGGCGAAGATTTCCCTTCCGAATTGATCAACGCAGATGTCGTATGCCCTTTCCATATCGACCGGCGAGAACAGTCGCTGACCATTTCGTTGCAACTTGCCGGACCAGCCGACATCTACGTCATGCAAGATCAACGCAGAAAGCCCTCGGCTTGGTTAAAGGAAAATTTCCGTAAGACAGAACTCAAACTACGCAGCGGGCCTTGGCGTCCAGTGAGCCCTCTAGCTCACGGCATCGAGCCCGACAGCGAAGGCGGCATCTATGTTCCTTACTCAGTGTGGACTAGGCGTGTCGATGCAGCCGGTATCGTTGAACTTGGTCCGCCGCAAGCGGATGGCGACCGCGCCAACAATGCGATGTTCGGCATTGCGGTCAAAAGAACCACCGGCAATCAATAG
- a CDS encoding sigma-70 family RNA polymerase sigma factor, which produces MKDKTADKHETFLALFTENEAAIRAFVRRMVPTRQDTSDVMQGVALVLWRKFDELEDLDGFRKWAFRVARYEALGWLRDTGRDRHVLSVDVIKVVVDESAHNEAKLAAQRDALDGCLEKLPTPHRQLVLAAYAPQADMQQVAKQSGRTVNAFYQWLHRIRLQLVECTRRTLQLEGLS; this is translated from the coding sequence ATGAAAGACAAAACTGCGGACAAACACGAGACATTCCTGGCGCTGTTCACCGAGAACGAAGCGGCGATTCGGGCATTCGTTCGTCGCATGGTTCCGACTCGTCAGGATACTTCCGATGTCATGCAGGGGGTCGCACTCGTGCTATGGCGAAAGTTCGATGAACTCGAGGATCTCGATGGATTTCGCAAATGGGCCTTTCGCGTGGCGCGTTACGAAGCACTCGGATGGCTGCGAGATACCGGTCGTGATCGACATGTGCTTTCCGTTGATGTGATCAAGGTGGTAGTCGACGAGTCCGCTCACAATGAAGCAAAACTCGCCGCCCAGCGAGATGCACTCGATGGCTGCCTTGAAAAGCTACCAACTCCCCATCGACAACTTGTCCTAGCGGCTTATGCACCTCAGGCCGATATGCAGCAGGTTGCAAAACAAAGCGGTCGAACGGTGAATGCGTTCTACCAATGGTTGCATCGGATTCGTTTGCAGTTGGTTGAATGCACACGACGAACTCTTCAATTGGAGGGGTTGTCGTGA
- a CDS encoding glycosyltransferase family 4 protein, with protein sequence MLAPIAWRTPPRAYGPWELVTSLLTEALVKRGVDVTLFATLDSETSGTLDGVVPAPYGDDASIDAKVWEFRHLAHLFEQADQFDLIHNQADFPAHAFARLIDTPIVTTIHGFSSDRILPMYLEYQDVVHFIAISDSDRHPSLRYAATIHHGILISDFPFNPKLGDDLLFFGRIHPDKGAAEAIAVARRSGRHLHMYGIVQDRQYYQSHVEPANDGVHMTYHGAVGGTQRLDALGNARALLHLINFDEPFGLSVIEAMACGTPVIASRRGSMPELIEHGVTGFLVDSMEEAEEAIERIDEIDRSAVRRAVEKRFSIDRMAEAYLTAYRHILNR encoded by the coding sequence ATGTTGGCCCCCATTGCGTGGCGAACTCCACCGAGAGCTTACGGACCATGGGAACTTGTTACGAGTCTGTTGACCGAGGCGCTGGTGAAGCGAGGCGTGGACGTGACCCTCTTCGCAACGCTTGATAGTGAAACATCCGGAACGCTCGACGGAGTGGTTCCGGCACCCTATGGCGACGACGCTTCCATCGACGCGAAAGTCTGGGAGTTCCGACACCTCGCGCACCTGTTTGAACAAGCAGACCAATTTGATTTAATACATAACCAAGCGGACTTCCCTGCCCACGCCTTTGCCCGACTAATAGACACACCGATCGTCACAACGATTCATGGCTTTTCATCGGATCGTATTCTGCCGATGTATCTCGAATACCAGGACGTGGTTCACTTCATCGCGATCAGCGATTCCGATCGCCACCCCAGCTTGCGATACGCGGCCACCATTCATCACGGGATTCTCATCAGCGACTTCCCATTCAATCCGAAGCTTGGTGATGACTTGCTTTTCTTTGGTCGAATTCACCCCGACAAGGGTGCTGCGGAAGCGATCGCGGTTGCACGTCGCAGCGGACGACATCTCCACATGTATGGTATCGTGCAGGACCGCCAGTACTATCAATCGCATGTAGAGCCTGCGAACGACGGTGTGCACATGACTTACCATGGCGCAGTGGGTGGAACACAAAGACTTGATGCGCTGGGCAATGCCAGGGCCCTTTTGCACCTGATCAACTTCGACGAACCCTTTGGGCTCTCCGTCATTGAGGCGATGGCGTGCGGAACTCCCGTCATAGCATCACGACGCGGATCAATGCCAGAGTTGATCGAGCATGGTGTCACCGGATTTCTAGTCGATAGCATGGAAGAAGCGGAAGAAGCGATCGAACGAATCGACGAGATCGATCGCTCCGCCGTTCGCCGTGCTGTCGAAAAACGGTTCTCAATTGACAGGATGGCCGAAGCCTACTTGACCGCCTATCGACACATCCTTAACCGATAG
- a CDS encoding alpha-amylase family glycosyl hydrolase encodes MKIPPPIPNKSCWWESGVIYQIYPRSFQDSNADGVGDLAGIEKRLDYLVSLGIDAIWLSPIYPSPMADFGYDVADYRDIDPIFGDLDEFDQLLNAVHASGIKLLLDFVPNHSSDQHPWFIESRSSRKNPKRDWYIWRDPSSSGGPPNNWISDFGGSSWQWDATTQQYYLHAFLPQQPDLNWRHPELRKAMMGVLRFWLDRGVDGFRMDVLWHIVKDAKLRDNPINPHWTPDRTERDRLIQLHSTDQQEAHEIAAEFRALADSYGDRVLIGEISLPNDRLARWFGTADRPQVHLPVNFQIIENDWNAASLCRLITNYEASLPAFGWPNWVIGNHDAPRIAARVGNAQARVAAMLLLTLRGTPTLYQGDEIGIGDVHIPLDRVRDPQDLQQPKLGIGRDRSRTPMPWDRSAHAGFSTAEPWLPLGNDWRERNVAVQGQDPRSLLTLYRTLLSLRRSYPALAIGALLRVESSGDVLSFVRQHDNQQLLIVLNLGDQTQTLPTPKDTVIGKLLCSTTTPRPLNGTLAPNEGLVLQLRK; translated from the coding sequence ATGAAAATACCCCCCCCAATTCCAAACAAGTCTTGCTGGTGGGAATCGGGCGTGATCTACCAGATCTATCCCCGTTCGTTCCAGGACAGCAATGCGGACGGGGTGGGCGACCTTGCCGGTATCGAAAAACGACTGGACTATCTTGTGAGTCTTGGGATCGATGCGATCTGGTTGTCCCCGATCTACCCTTCCCCAATGGCCGATTTCGGCTATGACGTAGCCGACTACCGTGACATTGATCCAATATTCGGTGATCTGGATGAGTTTGATCAGTTGCTAAATGCTGTTCATGCTAGCGGCATCAAACTTCTGCTCGATTTTGTCCCCAATCATTCATCAGATCAACACCCTTGGTTCATCGAGAGCCGATCGTCTCGCAAGAACCCCAAACGAGACTGGTATATTTGGCGTGATCCTTCTTCTAGCGGAGGCCCACCCAATAATTGGATAAGTGATTTCGGAGGCTCATCATGGCAGTGGGACGCGACGACGCAGCAGTACTATTTGCACGCGTTTCTTCCTCAGCAACCCGATCTCAATTGGCGTCACCCCGAATTACGCAAAGCGATGATGGGAGTACTGCGATTTTGGCTGGATCGAGGCGTCGACGGCTTCCGTATGGACGTCCTTTGGCACATCGTCAAAGACGCGAAACTACGAGACAACCCGATCAACCCCCATTGGACACCCGACCGCACTGAGCGAGATCGACTCATTCAGTTGCACTCGACTGATCAACAGGAAGCTCATGAGATTGCCGCAGAGTTCCGAGCCTTGGCTGACAGCTATGGCGACCGAGTTTTGATCGGCGAGATCAGTTTGCCGAACGATCGTCTCGCTCGCTGGTTTGGAACCGCAGATCGTCCTCAGGTGCATCTTCCGGTCAATTTCCAGATAATCGAAAACGATTGGAATGCAGCGTCCCTATGCCGATTGATTACAAACTACGAAGCATCACTTCCCGCATTCGGATGGCCCAACTGGGTCATTGGCAATCATGATGCACCTCGCATTGCGGCGCGGGTTGGCAATGCTCAAGCCAGAGTTGCAGCCATGCTGTTGTTAACCCTTCGCGGTACTCCGACGCTCTACCAAGGCGACGAGATTGGCATCGGTGACGTGCATATCCCTCTTGATCGAGTTCGAGACCCTCAGGATCTGCAGCAACCCAAACTCGGAATCGGTCGCGATCGTTCCCGCACGCCCATGCCGTGGGACCGTTCAGCACACGCCGGGTTTAGCACGGCCGAACCTTGGCTTCCGCTAGGCAACGATTGGCGTGAACGGAATGTTGCGGTACAAGGCCAAGATCCTCGATCGCTTCTCACCCTGTACCGAACATTGCTTTCGCTCCGGCGAAGCTACCCGGCATTGGCAATCGGCGCATTGCTGCGAGTTGAATCGTCCGGTGACGTGCTTTCCTTTGTGCGACAGCATGACAATCAGCAACTGCTAATTGTTCTGAATCTTGGCGACCAAACCCAGACTCTGCCAACGCCCAAAGATACTGTCATTGGCAAATTACTGTGTTCGACGACGACACCTCGGCCACTCAATGGAACGCTCGCGCCGAACGAAGGCCTTGTCCTGCAACTAAGAAAGTAG
- a CDS encoding glycoside hydrolase family 130 protein produces MPIKRTGIVLSPNKQRVVLRPFQPPGDDRVLRVIGRVCTLSEAQVDQQLAGVLKEFHGRHQRPKAYFERRFQHLKHHLLTDTPLSENRRLLLGAYFTQEYALESAALFNPSIVWHPDQSNLPAGSRRFAMSLRAVGEGHISSIVFRSGTISRNLKIDIDEPVRFVTTPRFVPDSCYENDLFRRKLIELGLGNTYTYEVLASLSEEFTLEELETRLQASLREHRSIHSELAPLVDRVVMLAKSNYEIQYTPDHELSERVIFPFSPTESNGIEDARFVHFQDEDGESRYYATYSAYDGQLVLPQLLETKDFLRFKMHTLNGPAVANKGMALFPRKINGHYAMLGRQDGEHLFLMYSDMLYFWHTSELIIKPAKPWEYVQMGNCGSPIETEVGWLVLTHGVGPMRKYCIGAMLLDLDDPSKVIARLSEPLITPNEVEREGYVPNVVYTCGSIIHQDHLIIPYAMSDYATTFATIEVKDLLASMT; encoded by the coding sequence TTGCCAATCAAACGAACCGGAATCGTTCTCTCGCCAAATAAACAACGAGTCGTGTTGCGACCGTTCCAGCCCCCGGGCGATGACCGGGTGTTGCGCGTCATCGGACGCGTCTGCACACTGTCAGAAGCACAGGTCGATCAACAACTTGCTGGCGTTCTAAAAGAGTTCCATGGGCGTCACCAGAGACCCAAAGCCTACTTTGAACGCAGATTCCAACATCTCAAACATCATCTTCTCACCGATACACCGTTAAGCGAAAACCGGCGTCTGCTACTGGGGGCTTACTTCACCCAAGAATACGCTCTGGAATCGGCAGCGTTGTTCAATCCTTCGATCGTATGGCACCCCGACCAATCCAATTTACCTGCGGGCTCCCGGCGATTTGCCATGAGTCTGCGAGCGGTCGGGGAAGGACACATCTCTTCAATTGTATTTCGCAGCGGAACGATCAGCCGAAACTTGAAGATCGACATCGATGAACCAGTGCGGTTTGTCACGACACCGCGATTCGTCCCTGACTCCTGCTACGAGAACGATCTCTTTCGTCGCAAACTCATCGAACTCGGCCTCGGAAATACTTACACATACGAAGTTCTTGCGTCGCTATCTGAAGAATTCACGCTGGAAGAACTTGAAACACGATTGCAGGCTTCGCTGCGTGAACATCGCTCGATTCACAGCGAACTCGCTCCCTTAGTCGATCGCGTCGTGATGTTAGCCAAATCTAATTATGAAATCCAATACACGCCCGATCACGAGTTGTCCGAACGAGTGATTTTCCCATTCAGCCCCACGGAAAGTAACGGGATCGAAGACGCACGATTCGTGCACTTTCAAGACGAAGATGGCGAGAGTCGATACTACGCAACCTACAGCGCTTACGACGGACAACTAGTATTGCCTCAACTATTGGAAACGAAGGACTTCCTTCGTTTCAAGATGCACACCCTCAATGGCCCCGCCGTTGCCAACAAGGGCATGGCATTGTTCCCGCGGAAAATCAATGGTCACTATGCGATGCTAGGCCGCCAGGATGGCGAGCATCTTTTCTTGATGTATTCCGACATGCTCTATTTTTGGCACACTAGCGAGTTGATTATTAAGCCGGCGAAACCTTGGGAATACGTACAAATGGGCAACTGTGGCTCGCCGATCGAAACCGAAGTCGGATGGCTCGTTCTCACTCATGGTGTGGGTCCGATGCGTAAGTACTGCATCGGAGCAATGCTTTTGGATTTAGATGATCCATCTAAAGTCATCGCAAGATTAAGCGAACCTTTGATCACTCCCAATGAAGTCGAGCGAGAAGGTTATGTGCCTAATGTGGTCTACACCTGTGGTTCAATCATTCATCAAGACCATCTCATCATCCCTTACGCGATGTCTGACTACGCGACAACATTTGCCACCATCGAAGTCAAAGACCTGCTGGCTTCTATGACTTAA